In the Armatimonadota bacterium genome, GCTGGGCGACCGCCTCTCGACCGCCGCCGCCGTGCGCGCCCACCACAGCCGGGGCGAGACGTACCTGCCGCCGCAGCCGCCGGACGCGGTGGCGTTCCCGCAGTCCCTCGACGAGGTGCGCGCCATCGTCGAGGCCTGCGCGCGCTGGCACCTGCCCGTGATCCCCTACGGGGCGGGCACGTCGCTGGAAGGGCACGTGGCCGCCCCGCACGGCGGGCTCTGCATCGACCTCTCACAGATGACCCGCATCCTGCGCGTCAGCCCTGAGGACATGGACGCCACCGTCGAGGCGGGGGTCACGCACCGGCAGCTGAACCGCCACCTGCGCCGCTTCGGGCTCTTCTTCTCCGTCGACCCGGGCGCCGACGCCACGCTGGGCGGCATGGCCGCCACGCGGGCCTCGGGCACTACCGCGGTGCGCTACGGCACCATGCGCGAGAACGTCCTGGGCCTCACCGTGGTGCTCGCCGACGGCCGCGTGATCCGCACCGGCACCCGCGCGCGCAAGTCGGCCGCGGGCTACGACCTGACGCGGCTGTTCGTGGGCTCGGAGGGTACGCTCGGGGTGATCACCGAGGTCACGGTGCGGCTACACGGGGTGCCCGCGGCGGTGGCAGCCGCCACCTGCGCGTTCGCGACGATCGCGGGGGCCGTGGACACCGTCATCACCACGGTCCAGCTGGGCATCCCGGTGGCCCGCATCGAGCTCCTCGACGAGGTGCAGATGGACGCCTGCAACCGCTACGCGGGCCTCGACTGCCCGGTGGCGCCGACGCTCTTCCTGGAGTTCCACGGGCCCAGCGAGCGCAGCGTCGCCGAGCAGGCGGAGATGGTGCGGGAGGTGGCCGCCCAGCACGGCGGACACGAGTTCCGCTGGGCCACCGACGCCGGGGCGCGCGAGCGGTTGTGGAAGGCGCGGCACGACGCCTACTGGGCGGCGCTCGCCCTGCGGCCCGGCGCCAGCGGGCTGACCACCGACGTGTGCGTGCCCATCTCACGCCTGACCGAATGCATCGTGGAGACCAAACGCGACCTGGCGACGTCGCCGGTGCCCGTGGCGCTGGTGGGCCACGTCGGCGACGGCAACTTCCACCTGGTGTTCGTGGTCAATCCCGACGACCCCGCCGAGATGGCCGCGGTCAAGCAGCTCAACGAGCGCATGGTCCTGCGGGCGCTGGCCCTGGGCGGCACCTGCACCGGCGAGCACGGCGTGGGCCTCGGCAAGCTGCCCTACATGGCCCGGGAACACGGCGAGGCGCTGGAGGTCATGCGGGCCCTCAAGCGGGCCCTCGATCCGCACGACATCATGAACCCCGGCAAGCTGGTGGCCGGTGGGGGCACGACCGATGTGGCGCACGACCTGGCCCCGCCGGTTGACACCGGGTGCGGCCCGCGCGTAGACTGAGCGGTGACAGCCGCATAGTGGTGGCGATGGAGCTCGCCAAGCGCCCGGGCGTGCGGGCTGATAGCTCCTACTGACCGGCAGGTCGGTAGGAGCTTTTTGATTCTGGGGCGGACCATGGCGCAGACCTCGACGATCGCGATCGAGTTGCTCGAGGACGACGCCCGCGCCGTCGTGCAGGCGGCAGGCGGCGATGGCCCCGACCTGCCCCACCGGCTGGCCGCGCTGGTGGCCGAGGGCCTGGACCAGTACCTCCGCGACGAGGCTGCCTGGGAGGTCGCGGCGGGCACGGGTGCTGGAGTCGGAGCCCAGACGCCCTCAGTGGTCCTCCAGCACCGGGAGGCCGAGGCGCTGGTGGTCGTCATGCGGGCGCGCACCATCACCAGCGAACGGCACGTCGAGGCCCTGCAAGCACGTGTCCGCGAGCTGGCCCGCGAGCACGCAGCGTACAGGGAGCACATGGCGCGCCTGCGCACGGCAGCCGGGCACCTGCGGCAACGGCGCGCTCAGCTGCGTGCCGTGCTACATGGCGGGGCGTCGGCCGACGCGGCGACACGCCCGCTCGCGGTGCGGATCGCTGCCCGCCTGCGCGGGATGCTGCGGCGTGGAACGCCGCCATGACGACGCTGATCTTCCCCAAGGTGGCGCAGGTGACCGTGGCACTGCCCGATGGGCTGCGGCAGCGGTTGGAGACGTTCGCCGCTGCGCGCGGGTGGGGTGTGGACGAGGCCGCGAGGCTGCTGCTGGCCTACGCGGTCGTCACCCGCGCGGGCCGTGCCCTGACGCCCGAGGAAACGGTCAACAGCTGGAGCGCGGCCCGTGCCGAGCTGGCCCTGTTGCGGCACCGGGCCTACCTGGCCGACGACGCCGCGCGGACCCTGCGCATGAACGTCACAGGACTGGAGGCGTCCAACACCCAGTACCGGCGCTCGCTGCCTGCCGTCGAAGCGGAGGTTGCGCGGCTGGAGGCGGAGATCCGGGACCTGGAAGCCCAGTGCATCCGGCGTGGCCTGCCGGTCCCGGCGCCGGAGCCGGTGGAGCCGCCACCCGCTGCCGCACCGCTGGACTTCTTCCGGCGCACCCGCGCCGCCGACGGTCGAGGTGATCCGGGTGGCGGCCGGTGAGTCCGCCCTCGCACGGGACTTCGTGTACCACGCGCTGGTGGCGGGGCTCCATCCCGATCACTGCGTCGTCTGCCGCCTCAGTCTGGACAGTGTCGAGCGCCACTTTCAGGCGTTCTTCTACGAGCAGGTGAACGACCCATGGGTGCGGCACGCGCTGGTCGCCGCGCGCGGGTTCTGCCCGACGCACGCCTGGCGGCGTCCCGGGCTGCACGACGCCTCCGGGATCTCCATTGTCTACCATCACCTGCTCTCGGAGCTCGTCACGGTGTTTCGGGCTGCCGCCGACAGTGCCGCGCACGCGCGCGCAGGCAGCGCGCCGGTGCGGCGGCGGTGGCGCCTGCGCCCTGGCCGCCGGGTCGCCGGCGCCCTCGCCGCATGGATGACCCCCCGGGGACCGTGCCCGATGTGCGTGACCCAGTGGGAGGCCGAGGACCGGTATGCCGCGGTGCTGGTCCGCGCAGCGGCTGCCGACGAGTTCCGGGATCGCTACCGGGACAGCTTCGGCGTGTGCATGCCGCACCTGGTCTTGGCCCTCGGACAGGGTGCGGCTCCAGCGGCCTGCGACTGGTTGGTGGCCACGGAAGGCGCAAAGCTCGCCCGCCTGCTCTGGGAGCTGTCGGAGTACATTCGCAAGCTGGACTACCGGTTCCGGCACGAGACCGTGCTGCGAGAAGCCACGGCGTGGCAGCGCGCCATCGAGAAGCTGGTCGGGGCGCCGGGCATGGTGTGGCGGCGGTCGCCGACGTCGGCGGATACCCGCTGAGGACGATGGCCACCGATGCCCGCCCGCGGCCGCGGGGTTGTCGTGCCCACGTCACTACGGTTCACCGTGGAGCCACCTGATGGAAAGGTGTCCCCGCCGGCGGCCGCGCGGCCGGCAGGCGTGCATGGCGGCCGACGGCGTCGGCACCCTCCCCGCGGCCACGGCCCTCACCCGCGTCTGCGCACCACCACGAAGAGGGGCACAGCCGCCAGCTGCGCCGCCAGCGAGAACACCACGACGGCCGCGACCGCACGATCGTAGAGCGCGCCCATCAACGCGCTCCCGAGGAACCACGCGATCCCGTACGCGGCGTTGAGCGCGCCGTAGGCGGCACCCCGCCGGTCGGCTGGCGCCATCTCCGCCACCGCGGCCCGCATGATCGACTCCTGCGCGCCCAGCCCCACGCCCCACAGCAGCACGCCCGCAAGCGCCAGGGTCGGGCTCCCCAGGAAGGCCAGGGGCACAAACCCCGCCCCAAGCAGCGTCGCGGGCACCAGCACGGTGACTCCTGCCCGGTCGAACCACCGGCCGAGCCCGAGGGCCGCGACGGCGTCGGCGCCCATGGCGAGGGCGTAGAAGAGGGGTATCCAGGTCGCTGGGACCACGGCGCGCGCCTCGAAGTGGAAGGCGATGAGGGCGAAGTCCGCATAGCCCGCGCCCACCAGCGCCACGGCCGCCACGTACAGCCAGAACCGGCGTCCCAGGCCGGCTGGCGCGAGCGGCGGCGTCGCCACGTCCAGGTCGCGCGGACGCGGGTACAGGCGGCGGGCCACCACGAGCACGCCCAGGGCTAGCGCCGCCGGGACGATCAGGAGGACGAACCCGTCCCGGTACGTGCCCCGGGTGCCCACGGCCGCCGCCACGACGAGCGGGCCCAGCACGGCCCCGACCTGGTCCAGCGCCTCGTGGAGGCCGAATCCGTAGCCGCGCCCGACCTGCTGGGTGGCATGTGACAGCATGGCGTCGCGGGCCGGCGTCCGGATCGCCTTGCCGACGCGCTCGGCGACCACCAGCGCGGCGGCCGTGGTCCAGTGCCCTGCCAGCGCCAGCGCCGGGACCGCCGCGAGGTTCACCACGTAGCCGGTGATCGTGATCGCCCAGTAGCGACGGGTGCGGTCGGCCAGGCGGCCGGAGACCAGGCGCAGCGCGTAGCCGACCAACTCGCCCAGGCCCGCGACGACGCCCACCGCAGTGGCGCTGGCTCCCAGCACCGCCAGATAGGGGCCGGTCACGCTGCGCGAGCCCTCGTAGGTGGCGTCGGCGAGCAGGCTCACCACGCCCAGCAGGACCACGAACCGGAGGGCTGTCCGGCGGCTGTCCTCGGCGGTGGGTGGCGCGGCGACCATCACCGTACGCTCCGGGTATCAGTGCACCAGCAGGACCATCGTAGCCGACCAGGATGCGCCGGAACATCAGTCCGCGCCCGTCGTCGCCAGGGCCGTGCTCGACTCCGCCTTGCCCGTCGCCTCGGCGAGGTGGCGGACCGGGAGGAAGAACCGGTTGGCGATCCAGGTGGGTACCACGGCGCTGGCGATCACCGTCGCCACCAGGAAGGAGTACTGGGCCGGAGTGATGATGCCGTGCGACAGGCCGTACAGCGCCGAGATGGTGCCGAACGTGAGGCCGGTGGACATGAGCAGGGTAGTGTACATGCCCTCGGCGTGGGGGTAGCGGTAGAGGCGGGTCAGGGGGAAGATGCCCACGAACTTACTGACGGCCTTGGCCAGGAAGAGCACCGCGAAGATCCCCGGCGCACCGGCCACCACCGGGACGTTCACGAGCGCGCCCGCCCGGAGGAAGTAGAACGGGGTCAGCAGCCCGAAGGTCAGGGTGCGCAGCCGCCGCACCAGCGCATGCTCCCGGCCGACAGTCCCCGCCAGGACCATGCCGAGGAGGTAGGCCGGGAGGACGGCTTCCGAGCCCGACCACACCGCCAGCCCGCCCAGCACGAACAGCGAGAAGAGCAGGAACCTGGCCTCGAGTTCCGAGGTACGCCCGCCGTACCGCGCGAAGAACGGACCGGTGGCCCTGAAGAGCACGACCAGCGCGGCCAGTAGCGCGCCAGTGAAGACGAGCGTGCGCGGCCCAAACGGCGCGAAGATGATGCCCAACGCTACGACCGTGCCGAGGTCGTTGATGAAGCACGCGGCCAGGATGACCTTGCCAAACGGCGACCGGTTGAGCCCCAGCTCCACCATCACCGCGTAGACGACCGCCACGGACGTCGTCGAGAGGGCCACCCCGGCCAGGAGGCTGGCCTGGAGGTCCCATCCCAAGAGGGTCCGTGCGGCCCACGCGGCTCCCAGGAACGGAGCCAGGAACCCGACCAGCCCCACGGCCGTCGCTTCCCGCCAGCTGCGGCGAAATGCGTCGGGGTCGAGTTCCACCCCGGCCAGGAACGTGAGCACGATCGACCCCAGTCCGGCGAGGAAGGCGATCCAGTCGCGGCGCACGCCCAGCGCGTCCACCCCGAGCAGGGTGCTGAAGACCACCTGCGCGACGGTGCCGACGACGATCTCCGCAAGCGCCACCGAGACCTTGAGCCAGGTGGACAGCAGCGTGGCGATGAGCGCGAGGCCCAGCCAGACGGCCGCACTGAACCACACGTGGTCCATGGGTACGCTCCTGTGGGGTAGCGGCACGCGACGGGCGGCCCCTACCCGCGGAATGTGGGTAGGAGCCATCAGCCCGAAGAGGGCGGTTCAGGCGGGCCCCATCGCCTGGGCTGGATTATAGGTGCTCCCGGGAGAGTGCGTCCAGTCCTCCTGGCCGCAGAGGCCATCCTCGTCGCAGGGGTCACCGGCATCCGGCCGTACCAGGCCCCGCGGCGACCGTAGCGGCGCATCACCCGCGCCACACCAGGTTGTTACCCAGGGCTGCAGAGCCGCTGGCAGTAGACTCTGCGCACCTCTCGCGTCCGTATTCGGGATGCTGCGGCGCGCGCATGACGCGGAAAGCGCTCTGGGGGAGAGGCGGTGTGCATCTTCTGGCCCGGGGGAGATGGCCCTGACCTTACGCCATCAAGTTAGATGGCGGATGGCGCGATTCGCGCGGTAGCCAGGGCTGTCCGTTGCCACGTATAATTCACTATAGGAACATGGAGTCCGCATTGTGGACAGATGCAGAGGTTGCCGAGCCCGATACCGGGAGGTGAGCAGGATGCGTAGGCAGGGACTGAGTGATTTCGCCCGGATCCTAACGGTCCTCGTAGTCGGCATCGTAGTTGGCTCCTCCCCCGCCTGGTCCGCAGAAGTCGTCACGTTGCGATTCTCCAACTGGCACCTGGTGGAGACCGTCTGGGGGCGCTCTCTGCGCGAGGCGATTGCGATCTTCGAGAGTCAGAACCCTGGCATCCGGATCGTTCCCGAGCCGATTTCCTACGCGGAGAAAGAACCGCGTTACCAGGCCGAGTGCGCCGCCCGACGTATGCCCGACGTGGTGAAGTTGCACAACTTCTCGCTGACCATGTTCTTCGAACTGGGCTGCGCCGCCGACCTCACGCCCTTCGTGCAGCGCGAGGGGCCGGACTTCCTCAGGACCTGGTACGAAACGCCGATCAAGACCCTGACCTACAAGGGCAGACTCCTGGCGATGCCAGGGGACTTCATGTCGATGGTCCTGATCTACAACCGGGAACTGTTCCGGGCCGCGGGGCTGGATCCCAACAGGCCTCCGCGGAACTGGACTGAGTTCCTCGACTACGCGAAGCGGCTTACCCGCGACACCGACGGTGACGGCCGGACCGACCAGTGGGGCTTCAGCATGCCGGCGTCCAAGAACCCCGGTTTGCCGCTACGCATTGCACCAATCGTTTGGAGCTTTGGCGCCGACTTCCTGACGCCTGACGGCCGGCGCTCGGCCATGGACACACGCGAGTTTCGAGAAGCTTTCTCCTACATTGTCGACTTGGCGACGGCACACCGTGTGGTCCCGCCAGGGGTCACCACCTTTGGCCCCGGCGACGTGCGCACGCAGATGGCGCATCGGCGGGTGGCGATGAAGATCGGGTCGGGCTGGTCGTACCCCATCATCAACGACATCAACCCGGCCCTGAAGGCCTACGAGACGCTGGAGGCTGCGCCCGTACCCGTCGGGCGCAAGCAGGTCACCATGGCGTGGCTTTCGGGGTGGATCATGAGTCCGCACACCCGGTACCCCGAGGCCGCGTGGAAGTTCATCAAGTTCCTCACCAGCAAGGAGACCGAGAAGAAGTTTTTCTTCGACAACCGGGTGATTTCGTCGCGCAAGGACGTCAACACGTTGCCCATGGTCCAAACCGACAAGTTCTCGAAGGTGATTGTGTCACAGCTCCAGTACGCGAGACTCGAGCCGCTCATCCCGGAGTGGCCCGAGATCTTCGACACCTTCGCCACCGCGCTGCAGGAGGCGATCACCGGGGCGAAAGCTCCTGATCGGGCCCTTGCCGAGGCCCACGCGAGGGTCAATACGATCCTGGGGGTGCGGTGAACATCGTGAGAGGCCGGCCCGCGCCGGCCTCTCACGGCTTCAGAGCTCGCGGGCGCGCCGCGTGCCTGCCGCGGCTGCGCGACGCGCACCTCGGGTACGTCTTCATCGCCCCGACGCTCCTGCTACTGGGTGTGGTCCTGGCGTACCCCGCCTACGAGAGCGTGCGCCTGAGCCTCAGCCCGCGTGGAGGCGGGGGAGTCACCCTCGTCCAGTACGTGGGGCTGGTGCAGTCCGACCTCTTCCGGCAGGTGGTCTGGCAAACGGCGGTCTTCGTGACGGCCAGCGTGACGGCGCACGTTGTGCTGGGGCTTGCCGTGGCCCTGGTGCTCAACCGGCCGCTGTGGGGACGGACGGGCTTCAGGATCCTGGCCTTGTTACCGTGGGTGGTCCCTGATGTCGTAGCCGGGATCATCTGGAAGTGGATTCTAAACCCCCTGTACGGGGTGCTCAACGACGCCCTGGCCCGGTTGGGACTGATTGCGCACCCGGTGGAGTGGCTGACCAATCCGTCGCTGGTCTTGTTCAGCGTGATCCTGGCCAACGTCTGGCGAGGCTTCCCCTTCGTCATGATCATTTTCCTGGCGGGCCTGCAGAGCATCCCGACCGAACTGTACGAAGCCGCGGCCATCGACGGGGCGGGGACCCTCCAGCGCTTTCGGCACGTAACCTTGCCCGGACTGCGCCGGGTCTTCATCGTGGCCCTGGCCCTCGACACCATCTGGGAGACGCGCCGGTTCGGTCTCGTCCAGGCAATGACCGGTGGCGGCCCGGGCACCCTCAGTGAGGTCCTCTCGACCCAGGTGTTCAAGCAGTACTTCCAGTTCTTCAAGTTCGAGTTCGCGTCGGCGATGGCCATCGCGATGACGGGACTGCTGCTGTTCGTGTCAATTCCGTACGTGCGGATGATCGTTCGAGAGGAGTAGCCTGCCCGTGGACCTGCCAGCCATCTACAGCCGCTCGCGTCTCGTCTTGGCCTTGGTGTACGTCTTCGCGGGACTCGTGGGCATCTTAGTCTTCTTCCCTTTCGTGTGGATGGTGCTGACCTCGCTCAAGACGGAGACCGAGGCCTTGCGGATTCCGGTGGTGTGGCTGCCGGACCGCCCCACCCTGGCTGCCTACGTCACCATGTGGTTGCGAAAGAACTACGCGACGTACTTCTTCAACAGCGCAGTAGTGTCGTTGACCACAGCGGTGATCTCGACACTGTTGGGCGCCATGGCCGGCTACGGGTTCTCGCGCTTCGCGCTGCGCGGGCGCGGGGTCCTCATGGGGCTGGTGCTCATCAGCCAGATGCTCCCCGGGGTCCTGGTGGTGGGGCCCTACTTCAAGATCCTCTCGGCCGTTGGTCTCTACGACACCCGCACCGGCCTCATCATCGCATTCCTGACCATCTGCCTGCCCTTTGCCACCTGGATGCTCAAGGGCTTCATCGACGGTGTGCCGCGGGAACTGGACGAGGCGGCGATGGTCGACGGCTGCAGTCGGTGGCGTATCTTCGTGGGAATCGTCCTCCCGCTGATCCGTCCGGGCATGGTGGCCACCATGCTCTTTGCGTTTCTGCTGGCATGGGGTGACCTGTTGTGGGTGTCGACTCTCACGCACAGCGAGGGCATGGTGACCGTCACGCTGGCCATTGCCCGGACGGTCCTCGAGTTCTACGTAAACTGGCCCGAACTGATGGCGGGTGCCCTCATGGGTGGGTTCCCCGGAATCGTGTTGTACTTGTTAATGCAGCGGTGGCTGGTCGCCGGACTGACGGCGGGCGCCATCAAACAGTAGGAGGCGGTCGATGCGCGGCGTTATGAAGGTGGGACGCGGCCCCGGCCTCGTAGAACTCCACGAGGTCCCCGACCCGCAGCCGGGGCCGGGCGAAGTGCTGATCGCGGTGGCGGCGGCGGCCATTTGCGGGAGCGACCTGCACATCTTCCACGATCGTCATCCGTACTGGCCGCCGGTCATCCTCGGCCACGAGTTCGCGGGAACTGTCGCGGCAGTGGGGGAAGGCGTCAGTGGTTATGCCATCGGGGATCGGGTCGTTTCCGAGACCAGCACAGGGAGCTGCGGCGTGTGTTTCCTGTGCCGCAGCGGCAACAGGCAGATTTGCGAGCACAAGCGCGCGCTGGGGATCGGGACGAATGGGGCGTTTGCGCACTACGTGGTTGCGCCTGCCTCGTTGCTCCATCGAGTCCCTGACGGGGTGCCGCTGGAAGAAGCCGCCCTTACCGAGCCGACGGCCATTGCCGTCCACGCTATCGTTGAGCGCATGAAGGTGGCGCCGGGCGAAACCGTCGTCATCAGCGGCCCCGGGCCCATTGGCCTGCTGTGCCTGCAGGTGGCCCGGGCGGCAGGCGCCGGTCTG is a window encoding:
- a CDS encoding sugar ABC transporter permease — protein: MNIVRGRPAPASHGFRARGRAACLPRLRDAHLGYVFIAPTLLLLGVVLAYPAYESVRLSLSPRGGGGVTLVQYVGLVQSDLFRQVVWQTAVFVTASVTAHVVLGLAVALVLNRPLWGRTGFRILALLPWVVPDVVAGIIWKWILNPLYGVLNDALARLGLIAHPVEWLTNPSLVLFSVILANVWRGFPFVMIIFLAGLQSIPTELYEAAAIDGAGTLQRFRHVTLPGLRRVFIVALALDTIWETRRFGLVQAMTGGGPGTLSEVLSTQVFKQYFQFFKFEFASAMAIAMTGLLLFVSIPYVRMIVREE
- a CDS encoding carbohydrate ABC transporter permease, whose product is MDLPAIYSRSRLVLALVYVFAGLVGILVFFPFVWMVLTSLKTETEALRIPVVWLPDRPTLAAYVTMWLRKNYATYFFNSAVVSLTTAVISTLLGAMAGYGFSRFALRGRGVLMGLVLISQMLPGVLVVGPYFKILSAVGLYDTRTGLIIAFLTICLPFATWMLKGFIDGVPRELDEAAMVDGCSRWRIFVGIVLPLIRPGMVATMLFAFLLAWGDLLWVSTLTHSEGMVTVTLAIARTVLEFYVNWPELMAGALMGGFPGIVLYLLMQRWLVAGLTAGAIKQ
- a CDS encoding cation:proton antiporter gives rise to the protein MDHVWFSAAVWLGLALIATLLSTWLKVSVALAEIVVGTVAQVVFSTLLGVDALGVRRDWIAFLAGLGSIVLTFLAGVELDPDAFRRSWREATAVGLVGFLAPFLGAAWAARTLLGWDLQASLLAGVALSTTSVAVVYAVMVELGLNRSPFGKVILAACFINDLGTVVALGIIFAPFGPRTLVFTGALLAALVVLFRATGPFFARYGGRTSELEARFLLFSLFVLGGLAVWSGSEAVLPAYLLGMVLAGTVGREHALVRRLRTLTFGLLTPFYFLRAGALVNVPVVAGAPGIFAVLFLAKAVSKFVGIFPLTRLYRYPHAEGMYTTLLMSTGLTFGTISALYGLSHGIITPAQYSFLVATVIASAVVPTWIANRFFLPVRHLAEATGKAESSTALATTGAD
- a CDS encoding zinc-binding dehydrogenase is translated as MRGVMKVGRGPGLVELHEVPDPQPGPGEVLIAVAAAAICGSDLHIFHDRHPYWPPVILGHEFAGTVAAVGEGVSGYAIGDRVVSETSTGSCGVCFLCRSGNRQICEHKRALGIGTNGAFAHYVVAPASLLHRVPDGVPLEEAALTEPTAIAVHAIVERMKVAPGETVVISGPGPIGLLCLQVARAAGAGLIVVSGTPTSARLRLQVARTVGADVIVNIGEEDLVHRVLALTDGRGADVAVETSGAPQAVEALPRLTRRLGRIGLLGVTGHPTVPFPADVALFKGLEVQCSFSSKHTSWVTALRLLASGQVRVRPLLTTAVPLERWQEAFEAQEQGRAIKTLLMPSRWPQNLAEGRG
- a CDS encoding sugar ABC transporter substrate-binding protein, giving the protein MRRQGLSDFARILTVLVVGIVVGSSPAWSAEVVTLRFSNWHLVETVWGRSLREAIAIFESQNPGIRIVPEPISYAEKEPRYQAECAARRMPDVVKLHNFSLTMFFELGCAADLTPFVQREGPDFLRTWYETPIKTLTYKGRLLAMPGDFMSMVLIYNRELFRAAGLDPNRPPRNWTEFLDYAKRLTRDTDGDGRTDQWGFSMPASKNPGLPLRIAPIVWSFGADFLTPDGRRSAMDTREFREAFSYIVDLATAHRVVPPGVTTFGPGDVRTQMAHRRVAMKIGSGWSYPIINDINPALKAYETLEAAPVPVGRKQVTMAWLSGWIMSPHTRYPEAAWKFIKFLTSKETEKKFFFDNRVISSRKDVNTLPMVQTDKFSKVIVSQLQYARLEPLIPEWPEIFDTFATALQEAITGAKAPDRALAEAHARVNTILGVR
- a CDS encoding FAD-linked oxidase C-terminal domain-containing protein, whose product is MSARTRSDALEHVLAELRGLLGDRLSTAAAVRAHHSRGETYLPPQPPDAVAFPQSLDEVRAIVEACARWHLPVIPYGAGTSLEGHVAAPHGGLCIDLSQMTRILRVSPEDMDATVEAGVTHRQLNRHLRRFGLFFSVDPGADATLGGMAATRASGTTAVRYGTMRENVLGLTVVLADGRVIRTGTRARKSAAGYDLTRLFVGSEGTLGVITEVTVRLHGVPAAVAAATCAFATIAGAVDTVITTVQLGIPVARIELLDEVQMDACNRYAGLDCPVAPTLFLEFHGPSERSVAEQAEMVREVAAQHGGHEFRWATDAGARERLWKARHDAYWAALALRPGASGLTTDVCVPISRLTECIVETKRDLATSPVPVALVGHVGDGNFHLVFVVNPDDPAEMAAVKQLNERMVLRALALGGTCTGEHGVGLGKLPYMAREHGEALEVMRALKRALDPHDIMNPGKLVAGGGTTDVAHDLAPPVDTGCGPRVD
- a CDS encoding DUF6062 family protein, which codes for MIRVAAGESALARDFVYHALVAGLHPDHCVVCRLSLDSVERHFQAFFYEQVNDPWVRHALVAARGFCPTHAWRRPGLHDASGISIVYHHLLSELVTVFRAAADSAAHARAGSAPVRRRWRLRPGRRVAGALAAWMTPRGPCPMCVTQWEAEDRYAAVLVRAAAADEFRDRYRDSFGVCMPHLVLALGQGAAPAACDWLVATEGAKLARLLWELSEYIRKLDYRFRHETVLREATAWQRAIEKLVGAPGMVWRRSPTSADTR
- a CDS encoding MFS transporter, with protein sequence MVAAPPTAEDSRRTALRFVVLLGVVSLLADATYEGSRSVTGPYLAVLGASATAVGVVAGLGELVGYALRLVSGRLADRTRRYWAITITGYVVNLAAVPALALAGHWTTAAALVVAERVGKAIRTPARDAMLSHATQQVGRGYGFGLHEALDQVGAVLGPLVVAAAVGTRGTYRDGFVLLIVPAALALGVLVVARRLYPRPRDLDVATPPLAPAGLGRRFWLYVAAVALVGAGYADFALIAFHFEARAVVPATWIPLFYALAMGADAVAALGLGRWFDRAGVTVLVPATLLGAGFVPLAFLGSPTLALAGVLLWGVGLGAQESIMRAAVAEMAPADRRGAAYGALNAAYGIAWFLGSALMGALYDRAVAAVVVFSLAAQLAAVPLFVVVRRRG